Proteins encoded within one genomic window of Halocatena marina:
- a CDS encoding helix-turn-helix domain-containing protein — MSTNAENQPVETFLTNPDFRDRLRELPPSAKLVAKVLDDESPLSQGQLAQESLLPDRTVRYALNRLEEADLVNSRYSFHDARKQVYFLIK; from the coding sequence ATGAGTACGAATGCGGAAAACCAGCCCGTGGAAACGTTCCTCACCAACCCGGATTTTCGTGACAGATTGCGCGAACTCCCCCCAAGTGCGAAGCTAGTGGCCAAGGTACTCGACGATGAGTCGCCTCTCTCACAAGGACAGCTCGCTCAAGAATCACTGCTTCCCGACCGTACCGTTCGATACGCACTAAATCGACTCGAAGAAGCTGATCTCGTCAATTCCCGTTACAGCTTCCACGACGCGCGAAAACAGGTATACTTCCTCATTAAGTAG
- a CDS encoding MBL fold metallo-hydrolase, producing the protein MNVSRVSVQTNTPSGTTNTYLLGSDSALLIDPAARNDALDAAIAAHSVDHIAVTHHHPDHIGAVHEYAIETGATVWAKHGRERSFKSATGIAPDRTFRGGTAIEIGSERIHVLEIPGHTPEHVGFVGNDGEQTRLLVGDLAVATGSVAVGAPEGDMRAYLGSLRRVHARAPDVLDPGHGPVITTPRTTIRELIDRRLDREQHVLTAVELGASTVSEITDAAYEKDISSVRSLAEATVNAHIKKLAVEQKVKWDGTHASFDRPREDDLFSIEEKTRYGR; encoded by the coding sequence ATGAACGTGTCCCGAGTCTCCGTTCAAACTAACACACCAAGCGGGACGACAAACACCTATCTCCTTGGTAGCGATAGCGCTCTTCTTATCGACCCAGCGGCACGAAACGATGCGCTCGATGCTGCTATCGCCGCACACAGCGTCGATCATATTGCCGTCACGCATCATCATCCGGATCACATCGGTGCTGTCCACGAGTACGCTATCGAGACTGGTGCCACGGTGTGGGCAAAGCATGGGCGTGAGCGATCATTCAAATCAGCAACCGGTATCGCTCCAGACAGAACATTTCGCGGCGGAACTGCTATCGAAATTGGAAGCGAGCGAATCCACGTGCTCGAAATACCTGGTCACACGCCCGAACACGTCGGATTCGTAGGGAATGATGGGGAACAAACACGACTCCTCGTTGGTGACCTCGCGGTGGCGACCGGGAGTGTTGCCGTCGGTGCACCGGAGGGCGATATGCGCGCGTATCTCGGCTCGCTCCGTCGCGTCCACGCCCGTGCACCAGACGTACTCGACCCCGGCCACGGTCCAGTTATCACTACTCCGAGAACAACGATTCGTGAACTCATCGACCGTCGACTCGACCGCGAACAGCACGTTCTCACAGCCGTCGAATTGGGAGCCTCGACCGTTTCGGAAATCACCGATGCAGCCTATGAGAAAGATATCTCCTCTGTTCGCTCGCTCGCTGAGGCAACAGTGAATGCGCATATCAAAAAGCTCGCCGTCGAACAGAAGGTGAAGTGGGACGGAACGCACGCATCGTTCGACCGTCCTCGAGAAGATGATCTTTTCTCGATCGAGGAGAAGACTCGATATGGACGGTGA
- a CDS encoding YkgJ family cysteine cluster protein: MDGEEFDGVGSDPTSGASSEPESDLEREHERALALDIERLADAIESIGFECTRCGACCTSHGDERDQEHTATVFPDEVRTLQDSEDEWRDVARPIPYGLSEGPDGLEGETFEWALQTDSCGDCAFYTETDGTGECTAHENRPLICQTYPFSVALSGTSQPMGEVVDRRSVSSRAKLGDRDGSSPSSSQTVSGDSEEVRAHECEGLGREISRADARSLATALKERAVRELEEAIAVRDAYEPTRPASGEIVVHDSEGAKHPDGTRR, encoded by the coding sequence ATGGACGGTGAAGAGTTCGATGGCGTTGGCTCCGACCCCACGTCCGGCGCTTCGTCCGAACCGGAATCTGACCTCGAACGCGAGCACGAACGCGCGCTCGCACTCGATATCGAACGCCTCGCGGACGCCATCGAATCCATCGGTTTTGAGTGTACCCGTTGCGGTGCGTGTTGTACCAGTCACGGGGATGAACGAGACCAAGAACACACCGCGACCGTCTTTCCAGATGAGGTACGCACACTACAGGACTCGGAGGACGAGTGGCGCGATGTTGCCCGTCCGATTCCGTACGGCCTCAGCGAAGGACCAGACGGTCTGGAAGGTGAAACGTTCGAGTGGGCACTCCAGACGGATTCTTGTGGTGACTGTGCGTTCTATACGGAAACTGACGGGACAGGCGAGTGTACGGCACACGAGAACCGGCCGCTCATCTGCCAGACGTATCCCTTTAGCGTCGCGCTTTCGGGAACGAGCCAGCCGATGGGTGAAGTCGTTGACAGACGCTCGGTTAGCAGCCGAGCGAAGCTCGGCGACAGAGACGGATCCAGTCCTTCAAGCAGCCAAACTGTGTCCGGTGACAGTGAGGAGGTTCGTGCTCACGAGTGTGAGGGGCTCGGTCGGGAAATCAGTCGAGCAGACGCACGCTCGCTTGCAACCGCGCTGAAAGAACGCGCTGTTCGGGAACTCGAAGAAGCCATCGCCGTTCGTGATGCGTACGAGCCAACCCGTCCCGCTAGCGGCGAAATCGTCGTCCACGATTCGGAAGGCGCGAAACATCCAGACGGTACACGACGCTGA
- a CDS encoding protein sorting system archaetidylserine synthase (This PssA-like phosphatidyltransferase, along with a PssD-like decarboxylase, is required in Haloarchaea for the archaeosortase ArtA to replace the PGF-CTERM sorting signal with a C-terminal lipid anchor.) → MRQHPVRRLELPDIVTIANVMFGFLAIVVISVETGSGGELGLAARLILLGVIADGLDGVLARISTSSEIGELLDSLADIVSFGVAPGLFVYTVARTEWGWSSIPDPTERVVLTIAITTAFVVAALLRTTMYMVYESDEFRPGVPNTLAATVLTLTYLAGFDSATLLLVEAAALTYLMLAQIPYPGLCARDALGVGTVQTVVIAWGSSGQWLARVLLVVALAYLTLGPISYRSRGIRK, encoded by the coding sequence GTGCGCCAGCATCCAGTTAGGCGGCTCGAACTTCCCGACATAGTGACGATAGCGAACGTCATGTTTGGATTTCTCGCAATCGTCGTGATATCTGTAGAGACAGGGTCGGGAGGAGAGTTAGGCTTGGCAGCGCGGCTCATTCTTCTCGGGGTGATCGCCGATGGGTTAGACGGCGTGCTGGCTCGGATAAGTACCAGTTCGGAAATCGGTGAACTGCTCGATTCGCTCGCAGATATCGTCTCATTCGGTGTCGCGCCAGGCCTGTTTGTTTACACCGTTGCGCGCACGGAGTGGGGATGGAGTTCGATACCAGATCCGACCGAACGGGTTGTGCTTACCATAGCGATCACGACGGCGTTCGTGGTAGCGGCGCTTCTTCGCACGACGATGTACATGGTGTATGAGTCAGATGAATTTCGTCCGGGAGTTCCGAACACGCTCGCGGCGACGGTTCTCACTCTGACGTATCTCGCTGGCTTCGACAGTGCGACCCTGCTGCTGGTTGAGGCCGCCGCGCTAACGTATCTAATGCTCGCTCAAATACCCTACCCCGGTTTGTGCGCACGCGATGCGCTCGGAGTGGGGACCGTACAGACCGTCGTCATCGCGTGGGGATCATCCGGCCAGTGGCTGGCGCGCGTGTTACTCGTCGTCGCACTAGCGTATCTCACACTTGGACCGATTTCGTACCGGAGCCGAGGAATTCGAAAGTAG
- a CDS encoding TRAM domain-containing protein → MEISEKLLCLFSAEVSASGDTYTVEIPRREIETGSIDPGETYRVALISASDDSPSPSTSTPDQVTGQPQPPVEGGEIRYVEIEDLGKQGDGIARVERGYVIIVPDSEVGERVKVEITEVKSNFAVGEIIE, encoded by the coding sequence ATGGAAATCTCAGAAAAGCTCCTGTGTCTGTTTAGTGCTGAGGTGTCCGCTAGTGGGGACACCTACACCGTCGAAATCCCGCGGCGCGAGATCGAAACTGGATCTATCGACCCCGGTGAAACCTACCGTGTCGCACTCATCTCGGCCAGTGATGACTCCCCTTCGCCTTCAACTTCCACTCCTGATCAGGTCACGGGACAACCACAACCACCGGTCGAAGGCGGAGAAATCCGGTACGTCGAAATAGAAGATCTCGGAAAGCAGGGCGATGGTATCGCTCGTGTCGAACGCGGCTACGTCATCATCGTTCCAGATTCAGAGGTCGGCGAGCGCGTCAAGGTCGAAATCACTGAAGTGAAATCCAATTTTGCTGTTGGAGAGATCATCGAGTAA
- a CDS encoding winged helix-turn-helix transcriptional regulator, whose product MTGESGETVDTEKRATLRRFAALGAAGPLSRLVDSGSSSNARDAIVGYLSTTPGAHFSKVRDDLSLGTGETQHHLRRLVESKAIESFRDGEYRRYVQARRFSDFEKTALGYLRRETARGMFITLLREPETSASDLAQTLGVSRPTVSKYAKELEEAALLSRNNGYTVERPETVLTLLVRYADSFGPDAIALAADADSLVRYDPQ is encoded by the coding sequence ATGACTGGTGAGTCGGGAGAGACAGTTGACACGGAGAAGCGGGCGACGCTTCGGCGGTTTGCGGCACTTGGAGCCGCGGGTCCGCTCTCGCGGCTTGTTGATAGCGGGTCCTCAAGCAACGCGCGCGATGCCATCGTGGGGTATCTCTCGACGACACCTGGTGCACACTTTTCGAAGGTTCGTGATGATCTATCGCTGGGGACTGGCGAGACACAACATCATCTCCGCAGACTCGTCGAATCGAAAGCAATTGAAAGCTTCCGTGACGGCGAGTACCGGCGGTACGTTCAAGCGCGCCGGTTCAGTGACTTTGAGAAAACAGCCCTCGGCTATCTTCGCCGTGAGACTGCACGGGGGATGTTTATCACGCTTCTTCGGGAGCCAGAGACGAGTGCAAGCGATCTCGCCCAGACCCTTGGTGTCTCGCGGCCAACAGTAAGCAAATACGCAAAGGAACTTGAAGAGGCTGCATTGTTATCTCGCAACAACGGCTATACGGTCGAGCGCCCTGAGACTGTACTCACCCTCCTTGTGCGCTATGCCGATTCATTCGGGCCAGACGCAATTGCACTCGCTGCTGATGCCGATTCACTGGTCCGGTACGACCCACAGTAA
- a CDS encoding SPFH domain-containing protein, whose protein sequence is MLALPLQVGIASIIGLVVLLILIFAVSQAVEIVQATEKRALTVFGEYRKLLEPGINFVPPFVSATYPFDMRTQTLDVPRQEAITRDNSPVTADAVVYIKVMNARKAFLEVDDYKRAVSNLAQTTLRAVLGDMDLDDTLNKRQEINARIRKELDEPTDEWGVRVESVEVREVNPSQDVQQAMEQQTSAERRRRAMILEAQGERRSAVETAEGDKQSNIIRAQGEKQAQILEAQGDAVSTVLRAKSAQSMGERAVIDKGMETLAEIGQSDSTTYVLPQELTSLLGRYGKHLTGSDVQATDSQALDSLDFDAETRELIGIDDIEQIIGQIDNAAEMDVEEMEQEAQAIKEGQDAIDIKDPDEVIEEMDAEIEMDNGGGQTGTNTTENTEAESNNRQTEPEPEPEPESEPETETE, encoded by the coding sequence ATGCTAGCCCTCCCGTTGCAAGTAGGTATCGCGTCGATAATCGGTCTCGTCGTACTGCTTATTCTTATCTTCGCGGTCTCTCAAGCCGTCGAGATCGTTCAAGCGACTGAAAAGCGTGCACTCACGGTGTTCGGCGAGTACCGGAAGCTGCTCGAACCTGGCATCAACTTCGTCCCACCGTTCGTCTCGGCAACATACCCGTTCGACATGCGGACACAAACGCTCGATGTCCCCCGTCAGGAAGCGATCACGCGGGACAATTCCCCCGTGACGGCGGATGCGGTCGTCTACATCAAGGTAATGAATGCGAGGAAGGCGTTTCTCGAAGTCGATGATTACAAGCGAGCAGTGTCGAATCTCGCCCAAACAACACTTCGGGCTGTGCTCGGTGATATGGATCTCGACGACACGCTGAACAAGCGACAGGAGATCAACGCACGCATCCGCAAGGAACTCGACGAGCCGACCGACGAGTGGGGTGTCCGCGTCGAAAGCGTTGAGGTTCGTGAAGTGAACCCGAGCCAAGACGTCCAGCAGGCCATGGAGCAACAGACATCCGCAGAGCGCCGCCGTCGCGCGATGATCCTCGAAGCGCAGGGTGAACGCCGCAGTGCTGTCGAGACGGCAGAAGGTGACAAGCAGTCGAACATCATTCGCGCGCAGGGTGAAAAGCAAGCACAGATCTTGGAAGCACAGGGTGACGCTGTGTCGACAGTGCTGCGAGCGAAGTCGGCACAATCGATGGGCGAACGGGCTGTCATCGACAAAGGCATGGAAACACTCGCAGAGATCGGCCAGAGCGACTCCACCACGTACGTGCTCCCACAGGAACTCACGTCACTCCTCGGGCGCTACGGCAAGCACCTCACTGGCAGCGATGTCCAGGCGACAGACAGCCAAGCACTCGACAGTCTCGACTTCGACGCGGAGACCCGCGAACTGATCGGTATCGATGACATCGAACAGATCATCGGCCAAATCGACAACGCAGCAGAAATGGACGTCGAAGAGATGGAACAGGAGGCACAAGCAATCAAAGAAGGGCAGGATGCCATCGATATCAAAGATCCAGATGAAGTGATCGAAGAGATGGATGCCGAAATAGAAATGGACAATGGTGGAGGACAGACAGGCACCAATACCACCGAAAATACGGAAGCCGAATCGAATAATCGGCAGACAGAACCAGAACCAGAACCAGAACCGGAATCCGAACCCGAAACGGAAACCGAGTGA
- a CDS encoding NfeD family protein: MDTIVLQIADWLTLPIPVLLLLAGAGLMIAEALAPGAHFIVIGIALLIAGAVGIALSGLGLTLFPTLIGMALTVLIAGGLSLYTYREFDIYGGKGSGRTSDSDALRGKTGHVTEDVSRSGGEVKLEDGGFNPYYQARTLDGEIPAGEEIMVLDPGGGNVITVEALSAIEDDIDRELAKEYRNEEREPDTA; the protein is encoded by the coding sequence ATGGATACAATCGTCCTCCAAATTGCCGATTGGTTGACGCTCCCGATACCGGTCCTACTGTTGCTCGCTGGAGCAGGGCTCATGATCGCCGAAGCCCTCGCTCCAGGAGCTCACTTCATCGTCATCGGCATCGCACTACTGATTGCTGGCGCCGTCGGAATCGCACTGAGCGGTCTGGGTCTTACCCTGTTCCCGACATTGATCGGAATGGCGCTCACCGTCCTCATCGCGGGCGGACTATCTCTCTACACATATAGAGAATTTGATATTTATGGTGGAAAAGGGAGCGGTCGGACCAGTGATTCGGATGCACTTCGGGGAAAGACAGGACACGTGACGGAGGACGTCTCGCGGTCGGGAGGCGAAGTGAAACTCGAAGACGGTGGGTTCAACCCTTACTATCAGGCCCGGACGCTCGATGGTGAAATTCCAGCTGGTGAAGAGATTATGGTCCTCGATCCCGGTGGCGGGAACGTCATTACTGTCGAAGCACTCTCAGCGATCGAAGACGACATCGATCGGGAACTCGCCAAAGAATACCGAAACGAGGAACGAGAGCCAGATACAGCATAA
- the metG gene encoding methionine--tRNA ligase, with product MSHETFPTNRPAVVTCGLPYATGDLHIGHLRGYVGADVFTRALRTLGQQTAYVCGTDMHGTPVAVQALQQGVEPEELALGRHEQYEETFPRFNIEFDNYGHTHDETNTELTKEIVQTLEDEGYIYEDEVLVAWDPEEEQPLPDRFVRGTCPYCGAEARGDECDEGCQRHLEPGEIEDPYSAFTGNPAEYRERTHKFFRLSDLQSYLQSFIDRLEGTSNARNQPREWIEGELLDWCITRDMEWGIDYPDTDPDANSEEDLVLYVWVDAPIEYIASTKQYTERVGSDVYDWKDPWKQDGEIIHIIGRDIIQHHTVFWPAMLHVAEYNEPRAIVAHGFMSLDGDAFSTSRNRAIWAHEYLDEGFDPDLLRYYLTTVGGIQDDIDFAWERFQQRVNGELVGNVGNFVYRSLLFAYRNYEGTPDVSVSDEVREQIEDAIETFRTSINEYSIRNATQAAVDVASFGNEYIQRNEPWKLTDEDPERAAQVIRDCVQLVKAIAVLIEPTAPATAARLYSQLNEDGSVHNTTLDDALEAPAARFDEPTELFEKIEDDRIEALNERLDERIEHEEMTETPTDDGSETDDDVDLEPLSEERIGFEEFQALDLRVGRIQSAEPIEGADKLVKLAVDIGLETRQVVAGLRQLHDVDDLPGTRVVLVANLEKAELFGVESNGMVLAAGEEADLLTTHGDAPLGTKIT from the coding sequence ATGAGCCACGAAACCTTTCCAACTAATCGGCCAGCGGTAGTGACCTGTGGACTACCGTACGCCACGGGGGATTTGCACATTGGTCATCTGCGGGGCTACGTCGGTGCCGACGTGTTCACGCGTGCCCTGCGAACGCTCGGTCAACAGACTGCCTACGTCTGTGGAACCGATATGCACGGAACGCCGGTCGCGGTCCAAGCACTCCAGCAGGGAGTCGAGCCTGAGGAGCTGGCGCTCGGACGACACGAGCAGTACGAGGAGACGTTTCCACGCTTTAACATCGAGTTCGACAACTACGGGCACACCCACGACGAGACGAACACCGAACTAACCAAAGAGATTGTCCAGACGCTCGAAGACGAGGGCTACATCTACGAAGACGAGGTGCTCGTTGCGTGGGACCCCGAAGAAGAGCAGCCGCTCCCCGATCGCTTCGTCCGCGGCACCTGCCCCTACTGTGGTGCCGAAGCACGCGGTGACGAGTGTGATGAGGGGTGCCAGCGCCACCTCGAACCCGGCGAGATCGAGGACCCGTATAGTGCATTCACAGGAAATCCGGCGGAATACCGCGAGCGGACGCACAAATTCTTCCGACTGTCGGATCTCCAGTCGTACCTTCAGTCGTTCATCGACCGTCTTGAAGGGACCAGCAACGCCCGCAACCAGCCCCGTGAATGGATCGAAGGGGAGCTACTAGACTGGTGTATTACCCGCGATATGGAGTGGGGGATCGACTACCCGGACACAGATCCAGACGCGAACAGCGAAGAGGATCTCGTCCTGTACGTCTGGGTGGATGCACCGATCGAGTACATCGCCTCGACCAAACAGTACACAGAGCGCGTTGGAAGCGATGTCTACGACTGGAAAGATCCGTGGAAGCAAGATGGAGAGATCATCCACATCATCGGGCGAGACATTATCCAGCATCACACAGTCTTCTGGCCAGCGATGCTCCACGTCGCTGAGTACAACGAACCGCGAGCGATCGTCGCTCACGGATTCATGAGCCTCGATGGAGATGCGTTCTCGACCAGTCGCAACCGCGCTATCTGGGCCCACGAGTATCTCGACGAGGGATTCGATCCCGATCTGCTGCGATACTACCTGACGACTGTCGGTGGCATTCAGGACGACATCGATTTCGCTTGGGAACGCTTCCAACAACGAGTCAATGGCGAGCTCGTCGGCAACGTCGGCAACTTCGTCTATCGCTCGCTGCTGTTTGCGTACCGAAATTACGAGGGGACGCCAGACGTGTCTGTCTCCGATGAGGTCCGCGAACAGATCGAGGACGCGATCGAGACATTCCGGACCAGCATCAACGAGTACTCCATCCGAAACGCCACGCAGGCCGCGGTTGACGTGGCGAGCTTTGGCAACGAGTACATCCAACGAAATGAGCCGTGGAAGCTTACAGATGAGGATCCAGAACGAGCCGCTCAGGTCATTCGGGACTGCGTCCAACTGGTGAAAGCAATTGCCGTCCTCATCGAACCGACCGCCCCAGCTACGGCAGCGCGGCTCTACTCGCAACTGAACGAGGATGGATCAGTTCACAACACGACGCTCGACGACGCGCTCGAAGCGCCAGCCGCACGGTTCGACGAGCCGACCGAACTGTTCGAGAAAATCGAAGACGACAGGATCGAAGCACTGAACGAGCGTCTTGACGAACGAATCGAGCACGAAGAAATGACGGAAACACCCACCGATGACGGTTCAGAGACTGACGATGATGTCGATCTCGAACCGCTTTCTGAGGAACGAATTGGCTTCGAGGAGTTTCAGGCACTCGATCTACGGGTCGGCCGTATTCAATCCGCCGAGCCGATCGAGGGGGCAGACAAGCTCGTAAAGCTCGCTGTTGATATCGGTCTCGAAACACGTCAGGTCGTTGCTGGACTGCGACAGCTACACGACGTGGACGACCTCCCCGGAACGCGTGTCGTCCTCGTTGCGAATTTGGAGAAAGCAGAGCTGTTCGGCGTCGAAAGCAATGGAATGGTACTCGCCGCCGGCGAGGAGGCAGATCTCCTCACAACCCACGGCGACGCACCACTTGGAACGAAGATCACGTGA